One region of Sus scrofa isolate TJ Tabasco breed Duroc chromosome 3, Sscrofa11.1, whole genome shotgun sequence genomic DNA includes:
- the COPS6 gene encoding COP9 signalosome complex subunit 6, which yields MAAAAAANGTGGSSGMEVDAAVVPSVMASGVTGSVSVALHPLVILNISDHWIRMRSQEGRPMQVIGALIGKQEGRNIEVMNSFELLSHTVEEKIIIDKEYYYTKEEQFKQVFKELEFLGWYTTGGPPDPSDIHVHKQVCEIIESPLFLKLNPMTKHTDLPVSVFESVIDIINGEATMLFAELTYTLATEEAERIGVDHVARMTATGSGENSTVAEHLIAQHSAIKMLHSRVKLILEYVKASEAGEVPFNHEILREAYALCHCLPVLSTDKFKTDFYDQCNDVGLMAYLGTITKTCNTMNQFVNKFNVLYDRQGIGRRMRGLFF from the exons atggcggcggcggctgcggcgaACGGGACCGGAGGGAGCAGCGGGATGGAGGTGGATGCAGCAG TCGTCCCCAGCGTGATGGCCTCCGGAGTGACTGGCAGTGTTTCAGTCGCCCTTCACCCCCTCGTCATTCTCAACATCTCAGACCATTGGATTCGCATGCGCTCCCAGGAGGGGCGGCCTATGCAGG TGATTGGGGCTCTGATCGGGAAGCAGGAGGGCCGAAATATCGAGGTGATGAACTCCTTTGAGCTGCTGTCCCACACCGTGGAAGAGAAGATTATCATTGACAAGGAATATTATTACACCAAGGAGGAGCAGT TTAAACAGGTGTTCAAGGAGCTGGAGTTTCTGGGTTGGTATACCACAGGGGGACCGCCTGACCCCTCTGATATCCACGTCCATAAGCAG GTGTGCGAGATAATTGAGAGCCCTTTGTTTCTTAAGTTGAACCCTATGACTAAGCACACAGAT CTTCCGGTCAGCGTCTTTGAGTCTGTTATAGATATCATCAATGGAGAG GCCACGATGCTTTTTGCTGAGCTGACCTATACCCTGGCCACAGAGGAGGCTGAACGCATTGGTGTAGATCATGTGGCCCGAATGACAGCAACAGGCAGCGGAGAGAACTCCACTG TGGCGGAACACCTGATTGCGCAGCACAGCGCCATCAAGATGCTGCACAGCCGCGTCAAGCTCATCTTGGAGTATGTCAAGGCCTCTGAAGCAG GAGAGGTCCCCTTTAACCATGAGATCCTGCGGGAGGCTTATGCTCTGTGTCACTGCCTCCCAGTGCTCAGCACTGATAAGTTCAAGACAGACTTTTATGAT CAATGCAATGACGTGGGACTCATGGCCTACCTAGGCACCATCACCAAAACGTGCAATACCATGAACCAGTTCGTGAACAAGTTCAACGTCCTCTATGACCGACAAGGCATCGGCAGGCGGATGCGGGGGCTCTTCTTCTGA
- the MCM7 gene encoding DNA replication licensing factor MCM7 isoform X1, with the protein MALKDYALEKEKVKKFLQEFYQDDELGKKQFKYGNQLVRLAHREQVAMYIDLDDVTEDDPELVDSICENTKRYARLFADAVQELLPQYKEREVVNKDVLDVYIEHRLMMEQRSRDPGAARSPQNQYPPELMRRFELYFQGPSSSKPRVIREVRADSVGKLVTVRGIVTRVSEVKPRMVVATYTCDQCGAETYQPIQSPTFMPLIMCPSQECQTNRSGGRLYLQTRGSKFIKFQEMKMQEHSDQVPVGNIPRSITVLVEGENTRIAQPGDHVSVTGIFLPILRTGFRQVVQGLLSETYLEAHRIVKMSKSEDDESGAGELSREELRQIAEEDFYEKLAASIAPEIYGHEDVKKALLLLLVGGVDQSPRGMKIRGNINICLMGDPGVAKSQLLSYIDRLAPRSQYTTGRGSSGVGLTAAVLRDSVSGELTLEGGALVLADQGVCCIDEFDKMAEADRTAIHEVMEQQTISIAKAGILTTLNARCSILAAANPAYGRYNPRRSLEQNIQLPAALLSRFDLLWLIQDRPDRDNDLRLAQHITYVHQHSRQPPAQFEPLDMKLMRRYIAMCREKQPTVPESLADYITAAYVEMRREAWASKDATYTSARTLLAILRLSTALARLRMVDTVEKEDVNEAIRLMEMSKDSLLGDKGQTARTQRPADVIFATVRELVSEGRSVRFSEAEQRCISRGFTPAQFQAALDEYEELNVWQVNTARTRITFV; encoded by the exons ATGGCACTTAAGGACTACGCTCTCGAGAAAG AAAAAGTGAAGAAGTTTCTACAGGAGTTTTACCAAGATGACGAACTTGGCAAGAAGCAGTTCAAGTATGGGAACCAGTTG gttcgATTGGCTCATCGGGAGCAAGTGGCAATGTACATAGACCTAGACGACGTCACTGAGGATGATCCTGAGTTGGTGGACTCCATTTGTGAGAACACCAAGCGCTATGCCAGGCTCTTCGCTGATGCTGTGCAAGAGCTGCTGCCTCAGTACAAGGAGAGGGAG GTGGTAAATAAAGATGTCCTGGATGTTTACATTGAGCACCGGCTGATGATGGAGCAGCGCAGCCGGGACCCAGGGGCAGCCCGGAGTCCCCAAAACCAGTACCCTCCTGAACTGATGCGCAGATT CGAGCTGTATTTTCAAGGCCCGAGCAGTAGCAAACCTCGTGTGATCCGTGAAGTACGGGCTGACTCTGTGGGGAAATTGGTAACTGTGCGTGGAATTGTCACTCGCGTTTCTGAAGTCAAACCCAGAATGGTGGTGGCCACTTACACTTGTGACCAGTGTGGGGCAGAGACCTACCAGCCG ATCCAGTCTCCCACTTTCATGCCTCTGATCATGTGCCCAAGCCAGGAGTGCCAGACCAACCGCTCAGGAGGGCGACTGTATCTTCAGACACGTGGCTCCAAATTCATCAAATTCCAGGAGATGAAGATGCAAGAACAT AGTGACCAAGTGCCCGTGGGAAACATCCCTCGCAGCATCACAGTGCTGGTGGAAGGAGAGAACACGAGGATCGCCCAGCCTGGGGATCATGTCAGTGTCACCGGTATCTTCTTGCCGATCCTGCGCACCGGGTTCCGACAGGTGGTCCAG GGTTTACTCTCAGAAACTTACCTGGAAGCCCATCGGATTGTGAAGATGAGTAAGAGTGAGGATGATGAGTCTGGGGCTGGAGAGTTGAGCAGGGAAGAACTGAGACAAATCGCAG AGGAGGATTTCTATGAAAAGCTGGCAGCCTCCATTGCCCCGGAAATATACGGCCATGAAGACGTGAAGAAGGCACTGCTGCTCCTGCTGGTGGGAGGGGTGGACCAGTCTCCTCGAGGCATGAAGATCAGGG GCAACATCAACATCTGTCTGATGGGGGATCCTGGAGTGGCCAAGTCTCAGCTCCTGTCTTACATTGATCGCCTGGCCCCCCGCA GCCAGTACACAACAGGCCGAGGTTCCTCGGGAGTGGGGCTCACGGCCGCCGTGCTGAGAGACTCCGTGAGTGGAGAGCTGACCTTGGAGGGTGGCGCCCTCGTGCTGGCCGACCAGGGCGTCTGCTGCATTGATGAGTTTGACAAGATGGCGGAAGCTGACCGCACAGCCATCCACGAGGTCATGGAGCAGCAAACCATCTCCATTGCCAAGGCAGGCATTCTCACAACACTTAATGCCCGCTGCTCTATCCTGGCTGCTGCCAACCCTGCCTACGGACGCTACAACCCTCGCCGGAGCCTGGAGCAGAACATACAGCTTCCTGCGGCTCTGCTCTCCCGATTTGACCTCCTCTGGCTAATCCAGGACCGGCCTGACCGAGACAATGACTTGAG GTTGGCCCAGCACATCACCTACGTGCACCAGCACAGCCGGCAGCCCCCTGCCCAGTTTGAACCTTTGGATATGAAGCTTATGAG GCGTTACATAGCCATGTGCCGGGAGAAGCAGCCCACCGTGCCCGAGTCCCTGGCTGACTACATCACCGCCGCATACGTGGAGATGCGGCGAGAGGCCTGGGCTAGTAAGGATGCCACGTACACTTCCGCCCGGACCCTGCTGGCTATCCTGCGACTGTCCACGGCGCTG GCGCGTCTGCGGATGGTGGACACTGTGGAGAAGGAAGACGTGAACGAAGCCATAAGGCTGATGGAGATGTCCAAGGACTCGCTTCTGGGTGACAAGGGCCAGACAGCTAG GACTCAGAGACCGGCAGATGTGATATTTGCCACTGTCCGTGAGTTGGTTTCAGAGGGCCGAAGTGTCCGATTTTCTGAGGCAGAGCAGCGCTGCATATCTCGGGGCTTCACACCTGCTCAGTTCCAGGCAGCCCTAGATGAGTATGAGGAGCTAAACGTCTGGCAGGTCAATACCGCCCGGACCCGGATCACTTTTGTCTGA
- the MCM7 gene encoding DNA replication licensing factor MCM7 isoform X2: MYIDLDDVTEDDPELVDSICENTKRYARLFADAVQELLPQYKEREVVNKDVLDVYIEHRLMMEQRSRDPGAARSPQNQYPPELMRRFELYFQGPSSSKPRVIREVRADSVGKLVTVRGIVTRVSEVKPRMVVATYTCDQCGAETYQPIQSPTFMPLIMCPSQECQTNRSGGRLYLQTRGSKFIKFQEMKMQEHSDQVPVGNIPRSITVLVEGENTRIAQPGDHVSVTGIFLPILRTGFRQVVQGLLSETYLEAHRIVKMSKSEDDESGAGELSREELRQIAEEDFYEKLAASIAPEIYGHEDVKKALLLLLVGGVDQSPRGMKIRGNINICLMGDPGVAKSQLLSYIDRLAPRSQYTTGRGSSGVGLTAAVLRDSVSGELTLEGGALVLADQGVCCIDEFDKMAEADRTAIHEVMEQQTISIAKAGILTTLNARCSILAAANPAYGRYNPRRSLEQNIQLPAALLSRFDLLWLIQDRPDRDNDLRLAQHITYVHQHSRQPPAQFEPLDMKLMRRYIAMCREKQPTVPESLADYITAAYVEMRREAWASKDATYTSARTLLAILRLSTALARLRMVDTVEKEDVNEAIRLMEMSKDSLLGDKGQTARTQRPADVIFATVRELVSEGRSVRFSEAEQRCISRGFTPAQFQAALDEYEELNVWQVNTARTRITFV; encoded by the exons ATGTACATAGACCTAGACGACGTCACTGAGGATGATCCTGAGTTGGTGGACTCCATTTGTGAGAACACCAAGCGCTATGCCAGGCTCTTCGCTGATGCTGTGCAAGAGCTGCTGCCTCAGTACAAGGAGAGGGAG GTGGTAAATAAAGATGTCCTGGATGTTTACATTGAGCACCGGCTGATGATGGAGCAGCGCAGCCGGGACCCAGGGGCAGCCCGGAGTCCCCAAAACCAGTACCCTCCTGAACTGATGCGCAGATT CGAGCTGTATTTTCAAGGCCCGAGCAGTAGCAAACCTCGTGTGATCCGTGAAGTACGGGCTGACTCTGTGGGGAAATTGGTAACTGTGCGTGGAATTGTCACTCGCGTTTCTGAAGTCAAACCCAGAATGGTGGTGGCCACTTACACTTGTGACCAGTGTGGGGCAGAGACCTACCAGCCG ATCCAGTCTCCCACTTTCATGCCTCTGATCATGTGCCCAAGCCAGGAGTGCCAGACCAACCGCTCAGGAGGGCGACTGTATCTTCAGACACGTGGCTCCAAATTCATCAAATTCCAGGAGATGAAGATGCAAGAACAT AGTGACCAAGTGCCCGTGGGAAACATCCCTCGCAGCATCACAGTGCTGGTGGAAGGAGAGAACACGAGGATCGCCCAGCCTGGGGATCATGTCAGTGTCACCGGTATCTTCTTGCCGATCCTGCGCACCGGGTTCCGACAGGTGGTCCAG GGTTTACTCTCAGAAACTTACCTGGAAGCCCATCGGATTGTGAAGATGAGTAAGAGTGAGGATGATGAGTCTGGGGCTGGAGAGTTGAGCAGGGAAGAACTGAGACAAATCGCAG AGGAGGATTTCTATGAAAAGCTGGCAGCCTCCATTGCCCCGGAAATATACGGCCATGAAGACGTGAAGAAGGCACTGCTGCTCCTGCTGGTGGGAGGGGTGGACCAGTCTCCTCGAGGCATGAAGATCAGGG GCAACATCAACATCTGTCTGATGGGGGATCCTGGAGTGGCCAAGTCTCAGCTCCTGTCTTACATTGATCGCCTGGCCCCCCGCA GCCAGTACACAACAGGCCGAGGTTCCTCGGGAGTGGGGCTCACGGCCGCCGTGCTGAGAGACTCCGTGAGTGGAGAGCTGACCTTGGAGGGTGGCGCCCTCGTGCTGGCCGACCAGGGCGTCTGCTGCATTGATGAGTTTGACAAGATGGCGGAAGCTGACCGCACAGCCATCCACGAGGTCATGGAGCAGCAAACCATCTCCATTGCCAAGGCAGGCATTCTCACAACACTTAATGCCCGCTGCTCTATCCTGGCTGCTGCCAACCCTGCCTACGGACGCTACAACCCTCGCCGGAGCCTGGAGCAGAACATACAGCTTCCTGCGGCTCTGCTCTCCCGATTTGACCTCCTCTGGCTAATCCAGGACCGGCCTGACCGAGACAATGACTTGAG GTTGGCCCAGCACATCACCTACGTGCACCAGCACAGCCGGCAGCCCCCTGCCCAGTTTGAACCTTTGGATATGAAGCTTATGAG GCGTTACATAGCCATGTGCCGGGAGAAGCAGCCCACCGTGCCCGAGTCCCTGGCTGACTACATCACCGCCGCATACGTGGAGATGCGGCGAGAGGCCTGGGCTAGTAAGGATGCCACGTACACTTCCGCCCGGACCCTGCTGGCTATCCTGCGACTGTCCACGGCGCTG GCGCGTCTGCGGATGGTGGACACTGTGGAGAAGGAAGACGTGAACGAAGCCATAAGGCTGATGGAGATGTCCAAGGACTCGCTTCTGGGTGACAAGGGCCAGACAGCTAG GACTCAGAGACCGGCAGATGTGATATTTGCCACTGTCCGTGAGTTGGTTTCAGAGGGCCGAAGTGTCCGATTTTCTGAGGCAGAGCAGCGCTGCATATCTCGGGGCTTCACACCTGCTCAGTTCCAGGCAGCCCTAGATGAGTATGAGGAGCTAAACGTCTGGCAGGTCAATACCGCCCGGACCCGGATCACTTTTGTCTGA
- the AP4M1 gene encoding AP-4 complex subunit mu-1 isoform X2, translating into MISQFFILSSKGDPLIYKDFRGDSGGRDVAELFYRKLTGLPGDESPVVMHHDDRHFIHIRHNGLYLVATTSENISPFSLLELLSRLATLLGDYCGSLGEGTISRNVALVYELLDEVLDYGYVQTTSMEMLRNFIQTEAVVSKPFSLFDLSSVGLFGAETQQSKVAPSSAASRPVLSSRSDQSQKNEVFLDVVERLSVLIASNGSLLKVDVQGEIRLKSFLPSGSEMRIGLTEEFCVGKSELRGYGPGIRVDEVSFHSSVHLDEFESHRILRLQPPQGELTVMRYQLSDDLPSPLPFRLFPSVQWDRGSGRLQVYLKLRCDLPPKSQALNVRLHLPLPRGVVSLSQELSSPEQKAELREGALRWDLPRVQGGSQLSGLFQMDVPGIPGPPGPGPSGAAPLGLGPASLSFELPRHTCSGLQVRFLRLPFRPCGNANPHKWVRHLSHSDAYVIRI; encoded by the exons ATGATTTCCCAGTTCTTCATTCTGTCCTCCAAGGGGGACCCGCTCATCTACAAGGACT TCCGCGGAGACAGCGGCGGCCGGGATGTGGCAGAGCTCTTCTACCGGAAGCTGACGGGACTGCCCGGAGACGAGTCTCCTGTTGTCATG CACCACGATGACCGTCATTTTATTCACATCAGACACAACGGCCTCTATTTGGTGGCCACGACTTCAGAGAACATTTCTCCCTTCAGCCTCCTAGAGCTGCTCTCCCG GCTAGCCACTCTCCTGGGAGATTACTGTGGCTCCCTGGGCGAGGGGACCATCTCCCGCAACGTGGCTCTGGTCTACGAACTCCTGGATGAAGTGCTG GACTATGGCTACGTACAGACCACATCCATGGAGATGCTGAGGAACTTCATCCAGACGGAGGCCGTGGTCAGCAAGCCCTTCAGCCTCTTTGACCTCAGCAGTGTTGGCTTG TTTGGGGCCGAGACACAACAGAGCAAAGTGGCCCCCAGCAGTGCAGCCAGCCGCCCTGTCCTGTCCAGCCGCTCTGACCAG AGCCAAAAGAACGAAGTGTTCTTGGACGTGGTCGAGAGACTGTCCGTACTGATAGCCTCTAAC GGCTCGCTGCTGAAGGTGGACGTGCAGGGAGAGATCCGACTCAAGAGCTTTCTGCCCAGCGGCTCCG AGATGCGCATTGGCTTGACGGAAGAGTTTTGTGTGGGGAAGTCAGAACTGAGAG gtTATGGGCCAGGAATTCGGGTGGATGAGGTCTCATTTCACAGCTCAGTGCATCTGGATGAGTTTGAATCTCATCGAATCCTCCGCCTGCAGCCCCCTCAGGGTGAG CTGACGGTGATGCGCTACCAGCTCTCAGATGacctcccctccccgctcccatTCCGGCTCTTTCCCTCTGTGCAGTGGGACCGAGGCTCTGGCAG GCTCCAGGTTTATCTGAAGTTACGTTGTGACCTGCCCCCAAAGAG CCAGGCTCTCAACGTCAGGCTGCACCTTCCGCTGCCGCGAGGGGTGGTCAG CCTCTCTCAGGAGCTGAGCAGCCCAGAGCAGAAGGCAGAACTGAGGGAGGGAGCCCTTCGCTGGGACCTGCCCCGGGTGCAGGGAGGCTCGCAGCTCTCAGGCCTCTTCCAG ATGGATGTCCCGGGCATTCCTGGGCCTCCCGGCCCAGGGCCCTCCGGCGCGGCTCCTCTGGGGCTGGGCCCTGCCAGCCTCTCCTTCGAACTTCCCCGGCACACGTGCTCCGGCCTCCAGGTTCGCTTCCTCAGGCTGCCGTTCAGACCCTGCGGCAACGCCAACCCCCACAAGTGGGTGCGACACCTAAGCCACAGTGATGCCTACGTCATTCGGATCTGA
- the AP4M1 gene encoding AP-4 complex subunit mu-1 isoform X1: protein MISQFFILSSKGDPLIYKDFRGDSGGRDVAELFYRKLTGLPGDESPVVMHHDDRHFIHIRHNGLYLVATTSENISPFSLLELLSRLATLLGDYCGSLGEGTISRNVALVYELLDEVLVRSENVLPCPLFSEDTSRGWETKSTHFHPFAPLTTQKMSFLCPQDYGYVQTTSMEMLRNFIQTEAVVSKPFSLFDLSSVGLFGAETQQSKVAPSSAASRPVLSSRSDQSQKNEVFLDVVERLSVLIASNGSLLKVDVQGEIRLKSFLPSGSEMRIGLTEEFCVGKSELRGYGPGIRVDEVSFHSSVHLDEFESHRILRLQPPQGELTVMRYQLSDDLPSPLPFRLFPSVQWDRGSGRLQVYLKLRCDLPPKSQALNVRLHLPLPRGVVSLSQELSSPEQKAELREGALRWDLPRVQGGSQLSGLFQMDVPGIPGPPGPGPSGAAPLGLGPASLSFELPRHTCSGLQVRFLRLPFRPCGNANPHKWVRHLSHSDAYVIRI from the exons ATGATTTCCCAGTTCTTCATTCTGTCCTCCAAGGGGGACCCGCTCATCTACAAGGACT TCCGCGGAGACAGCGGCGGCCGGGATGTGGCAGAGCTCTTCTACCGGAAGCTGACGGGACTGCCCGGAGACGAGTCTCCTGTTGTCATG CACCACGATGACCGTCATTTTATTCACATCAGACACAACGGCCTCTATTTGGTGGCCACGACTTCAGAGAACATTTCTCCCTTCAGCCTCCTAGAGCTGCTCTCCCG GCTAGCCACTCTCCTGGGAGATTACTGTGGCTCCCTGGGCGAGGGGACCATCTCCCGCAACGTGGCTCTGGTCTACGAACTCCTGGATGAAGTGCTGGTGAGGTCTGAGAACGTCCTTCCCTGTCCCCTATTCTCTGAAGATACATCCCGTGGTTGGGAGACCAAGTCCACTCATTTTCACCCCTTCGCCCCACTGACCACCCAAAAAATGTCCTTCCTCTGCCCGCAGGACTATGGCTACGTACAGACCACATCCATGGAGATGCTGAGGAACTTCATCCAGACGGAGGCCGTGGTCAGCAAGCCCTTCAGCCTCTTTGACCTCAGCAGTGTTGGCTTG TTTGGGGCCGAGACACAACAGAGCAAAGTGGCCCCCAGCAGTGCAGCCAGCCGCCCTGTCCTGTCCAGCCGCTCTGACCAG AGCCAAAAGAACGAAGTGTTCTTGGACGTGGTCGAGAGACTGTCCGTACTGATAGCCTCTAAC GGCTCGCTGCTGAAGGTGGACGTGCAGGGAGAGATCCGACTCAAGAGCTTTCTGCCCAGCGGCTCCG AGATGCGCATTGGCTTGACGGAAGAGTTTTGTGTGGGGAAGTCAGAACTGAGAG gtTATGGGCCAGGAATTCGGGTGGATGAGGTCTCATTTCACAGCTCAGTGCATCTGGATGAGTTTGAATCTCATCGAATCCTCCGCCTGCAGCCCCCTCAGGGTGAG CTGACGGTGATGCGCTACCAGCTCTCAGATGacctcccctccccgctcccatTCCGGCTCTTTCCCTCTGTGCAGTGGGACCGAGGCTCTGGCAG GCTCCAGGTTTATCTGAAGTTACGTTGTGACCTGCCCCCAAAGAG CCAGGCTCTCAACGTCAGGCTGCACCTTCCGCTGCCGCGAGGGGTGGTCAG CCTCTCTCAGGAGCTGAGCAGCCCAGAGCAGAAGGCAGAACTGAGGGAGGGAGCCCTTCGCTGGGACCTGCCCCGGGTGCAGGGAGGCTCGCAGCTCTCAGGCCTCTTCCAG ATGGATGTCCCGGGCATTCCTGGGCCTCCCGGCCCAGGGCCCTCCGGCGCGGCTCCTCTGGGGCTGGGCCCTGCCAGCCTCTCCTTCGAACTTCCCCGGCACACGTGCTCCGGCCTCCAGGTTCGCTTCCTCAGGCTGCCGTTCAGACCCTGCGGCAACGCCAACCCCCACAAGTGGGTGCGACACCTAAGCCACAGTGATGCCTACGTCATTCGGATCTGA